The Sphaerisporangium siamense genome includes the window CCAGTACGGGGTGCTGCTCTTCTTCCTGATCAGCGGATACGTCGTCCCGGTCTCCCTGGAGCGGCGCGCCAGCGTCCGCGGCTTCTGGATCACCAGGTTCTTCCGCATCTACCCCTTGTGGGCGGTGGCGGCGGCCGTCGGCACCGCGTTCGCCGTCGCGGGCGTGTGGAACGTCATCCCCGGGCAGACGGCCGAGCGGCCGTGGACGGCGCTGCTGGCCCACCTCACCATGCTCCAGGACCTGCTCCAGGTGCCGAGCGTGGTCAACGTCTTCTGGACCCTCTCCTACGAGATGGCGTTCTACCTGCTCGTCACCGCGATGTTCGTGCTCGGCTCGCGCGGCGCGGGCGCGGGCACGTCCCTGTCGTTCGCGGCGTGCGGGCTCCTCGCCGGCCTGCTGATCCCCGCCGGCTGGCTGACCAGGAACCTCGGGATGGCCGTGGTGGGCGTGGCGACGGTCGCCCTGCTCGGGGGCATCGCCGCCGTCGTCAGCGCCGACCGGAACGTGCGGACGCGCGGCGCGGTCGTCATCGCCGCCCTCGCGCTCGTGCTGCTGACCTTCAACAGCAGGGTCGGCGCCTGGCAGAGCCTGGTCATCCTCGCCACCATGTTCGCCGGGACGGCCGTCTACCGCCTCCAGCACGCCGAGCCCGCCGCGCGCACGCGCTGGATGCTCGCGCTGGTGCCCGTCGTCTCGGTCGCCGCCGCCGTGCTGCTCGGGCCGGGCTGGGGCATGTCGGAGAGCGCCGAGCAGGCGTTCAAGTGGAGCTGGTCGGCGGCCCTGATCGGCGCCTGGCTGACGTTCGCCGCCGGGCTCGCGCTGCGCCACCGCGCGCTCTCGCCGGTGCTGGTCTGGCTCGGGCTGGTGAGCTACTCCATCTACCTGCTGCACCCGCTGGTCCTGCAGGTGGTCCGGCGGCTGACCATGGACCCCTCGCAGATCTCGCTGCCGGCCCGGCTGGCGTGGGAGGCGGCGTTCTTCGCGGTCGTCCTCGGGTGCGCGGCGCTCGGCCATCGTTTCGTCGAGAGACCGGCCCAGCGCGTGGGGCGCCGTCTCGCCCGCGCGGTGCCGCGGGAGGCGACGCTTCACCTGGAAAAATGACGATTTCCTGCGAATACTGCGACACCGGGCCACAAATATCAGGGTGCTCGCTAGACTGGCCTGCGGCTTGCCGGGCACGAGGATCCGGCGCCTGGAGTCGGCGCGTGGCCTCGGGCCACCAGCCCTGGCCATTCCGTGGGGACAATGAACGGCGGGCTTGTCGATGTACGCCCTGTCCAGCCCGCAGGCGACCCGGCCACCGGTCGCCGCAAGCGGTGGTGGACCTCATGGCTCTGGTGCCTGGTCGCGGCCGTGGCGGGGGTCGCCGTGGCGGCGAGCGCCACGCTCATCGGCGCCTACACCAAGCTGAGCGGCAACATCAAGCACGTCACGGTCGACGCCAACGACCTCGGCACGCGCCCGGCCAAGGTGAGCAAGGCCCTGAACATCCTGATGGTCGGGTCCGACACGCGGGCGGGCGCCAACATCAAGTACGGCCACCGCGAGTACGGCGAGCGCACCGACACGATCATCCTCGCACACATCTCGCCCAGCCGGGACAACGCTCTCCTCATCAGCTTCCCGCGTGACTCACTGGTGCAACTTCCCACGTGCCCGGCCAAGAACGGCCTCACCGGACAGCGTGCGCACGTCGGGATGATCAACGAGTCGTTCAACTTCGGCGGCATCGGCTGCACCTGGAAGACGATCGAATCCCTCACGGGCATCCGCATCGACCACTTCGTCAAGGTCGACTTCACCGGCTTCAAGAGCATGGTGAACGCCCTCGGCGGGGTCGAGGTCTGTGTGCCGAAGCCCATCGACGACACCAAGGCCCTGCTCCACCTGCCCGCGGGCCGGCAGACGCTCAAGGGCGA containing:
- a CDS encoding acyltransferase family protein, which encodes MPVDGRIETSAPSVDPASSSPSAPPIPRQAWLDALRGLAALVVVFEHSLDALLPEVRGTVSPWFDFGQYGVLLFFLISGYVVPVSLERRASVRGFWITRFFRIYPLWAVAAAVGTAFAVAGVWNVIPGQTAERPWTALLAHLTMLQDLLQVPSVVNVFWTLSYEMAFYLLVTAMFVLGSRGAGAGTSLSFAACGLLAGLLIPAGWLTRNLGMAVVGVATVALLGGIAAVVSADRNVRTRGAVVIAALALVLLTFNSRVGAWQSLVILATMFAGTAVYRLQHAEPAARTRWMLALVPVVSVAAAVLLGPGWGMSESAEQAFKWSWSAALIGAWLTFAAGLALRHRALSPVLVWLGLVSYSIYLLHPLVLQVVRRLTMDPSQISLPARLAWEAAFFAVVLGCAALGHRFVERPAQRVGRRLARAVPREATLHLEK